The Kiritimatiellia bacterium DNA window TACCGTGGCCCCGGCCCAGACCCTGACCGACCGCGAATACCAGCAGATGCGGGATGCCGCCATCGCGGTCATGCGCGAAATCGGCATTGATACCGGCGGCTCCAACGTGCAATTTGCCGTCCATCCGCGCACCGGCCGCATGCTTGTCATTGAAATGAACCCGCGCGTTTCGCGTTCCAGCGCCCTGGCCTCCAAGGCAACCGGCTTCCCCATCGCAAAAATAGCGACAAAGCTCGCGGTCGGCTATGCCCTGGACGAAATCCGCAACGACATCACCCGCGAGACGCCCGCCTGCTTTGAGCCCGCCGTTGATTACGTGGTTACAAAAGTCCCGCGCTTTAATTTTGAAAAATTCCCCGGCGCCGACGACACGCTCGGCACCCAGATGAAATCTGTCGGCGAAACAATGAGCATCGGCAAAACATTCAAGGAATCCCTGCAGAAAGCGCTTCGTTCCCTGGATAACGGCCGGGCCGGGTTCGGCGCCGACGGCAAGGATTCCCCTTGCGAATCATTGAGCGATGAAGGTTTACGAAAAACACTCGCGCGCCCAAACGCCCAGCGCCTCTTTTCCATCCGCGCCGCCTTCCGGCGGAATTGGAGCGCGGCGAACATCGCGAAGCTGACCGGCATTGATCCCTGGTTCCTGCGCCATTTTGAGGAACTCGCCGCCTACGAAGATGAAATCAGAAACACCCGCTCGCTGGCAAACCTGCGGGACAACCCGCCCCTTTTCAGGCAGGCAAAGGAGTTCGGCTATTCCGACCGCCAAATCTCTTTCCTGCTCCGCACTTCCGAAGAAGAAGTTTTCAAGGCCAGGGAAGCGGTCGGGATCAGGCCCGACTACGGCCTGGTCGACACCTGCGCCGCAGAATTCACCGCATTTACGCCCTATTTTTATTCAACCTACGGAGAAACCGCCGGCCAGCCGAATAATAAACAGGCAGGCGCCCGCAAAAAAATAATGATCCTGGGGGGCGGGCCCAACCGCATCGGACAGGGGATTGAATTTGATTATTGCTGCGTTCACGCCAGCTTTGCTCTGCGCGAGGCCGGCTTTGAAACCATCATGGTCAACAGCAACCCGGAAACGGTCAGCACCGATTACGACTCCAGCGACCGCCTCTATTTTGAGCCGTTGACCCTTGAGGATGTTCTGCACATTTACCGGCACGAACAATGCCGGGGCGCCATCGTGCAATTCGGCGGCCAGACTCCGTTAAATCTGGCCAAAGACCTTGAAAGAAACGGGGTCAACATCATCGGGACCAAACCGGAAAGCATTGAAGCCGCCGAAGACCGCAAATACTTCCAGGCGCTGGCCGAAAGATTAAAGATCAAACAGCCCGCCAGCGGCACCGCCGCCGGTCTGGCGGAGGCCGAAAAAATCGCCGCCCGGATCGGTTATCCCATCCTGATCAGACCGTCCTTCGTGCTCGGCGGCCGGGCCATGGCCATCGTCTATGACAAAAAAACGCTCAAAAAATACATGGCCGCGGCGGTGGAAGTCTCGGAAAAACGGCCGGTCCTTATTGACCAATTCCTGGAACGCGCCGTGGAAGTTGACGTTGACTGCATCGCGGACGGGCGAAACTCCGTGATCGGCGCCATCATGGAACACGTGGAACTGGCCGGAATCCATTCAGGCGACAGCGCCTGCATGATCCCCGCGCCGAATCTTTCAGAACATATCAAGGAAGCGATCCGCCGGCATACCTGCGCGCTGGCGAAAGAGCTCAATGTCCGCGGCCTGATGAACATCCAGTTCGCCGTGCAGGACAATGAAGTTTACCTGCTGGAAGTGAACCCGCGCGCCTCGCGCACGATTCCTTTCGTCAGTAAAACCATCGGCGTGCCGCTGGCCAAACTGGCCGCCCTGGTCATGGCCGGAAAAACACTGCAGGAACTCGGCTTCACCCGCGAGGTGCAGCCGCGCCATTACGCCGTGAAAGAAGCCGTTTTTCCTTTCAACCGCTTCCCCGGCATTGACGTTCTGCTCGGTCCGGAAATGAAATCAACCGGCGAAGTGATGGGCATTGACACCTCCCTGGGATTGGCATTCCTGAAAAGCCAGACCGCCGCCGGCAGCGCGCTGCCGGTTTCCGGCAATGTGTTTTTGAGTGTGCGCAACGAGGACAAACCGGACGCCATTCCGCTGGCAAAAAAACTGGTTGATCTCGGCTTCGCCATCTATTCAACCGCGGGCACCAGCACCGTGTTACGCGACCACGGCATCAAGAGCCAGGCCGTCTTCCGCATCTCCCGGGGCCGGCCGAACATTATTGACTTGATTGAAGAAAAAAATGCAGGCTGGATCATCAGCACGCCCTCCAGCGGCGCCCTCCCCAACCTTGATGAAGTCAAGATGCGCGCGCACGCCGTCATCCGCAACGTTCCGATAACCACGACCTTGAACGGACTCCGCGCCGCCGTGGCCGGACTGGAAAAGCTGGAGGAAATGAAGCGGATGGAAATCTGCAGCCTGCAGGAGTATCACCGCCACGCCCCGAAACTGAAACCGGAAAAAAGCAGGGGTTGAAACATGCGCTCAAAAAAATGGAACTGGACGGCCCAACGCGCGAAAGAGGCGTTCATCGCCCTGGAGGACGGCGCCTTGTTTCGCGGTTATTCCGTCGGCGCCAGAAAGGACGCCCTGGGTGAAATCGTTTTCAACACCGGCATGACCGGCTACCAGGAAATCATGAGCGACCCCTCCTACGCCGGCCAGCTGGTCGTCATGACTTTTCCGGAAATCGGCAACACCGGCGTAAACGCGGACGACATGGAATCAAAGCGTTTTTTCGCAAACGGCTTCATCATGCACAACCTCAATGAATCAAGCAGCTGGCGCGCGGAAAAATCCCTTGCCGAGGCCTTTTGCCGGGCGGACATCCCGTCCCTGGCCGGCATCGCCACGCGCGCCCTGACAACCAAACTGCGCACGCACGGGACAATGAAGGCTTATCTTTCCGTGAGCGGAATTCTTGACGAGCGGGCCGCCGTTGAAAAAGCGCGCGCCTGGAGCGGCCTGGACGGCCAGGACTACGCCCGGCGCGTAAGTTGCAAAAAAAAATACCGCTGGGACGAAAACGATGAATTGAGCCGGTCGTGGGGAACCGGCGGCCGTCTTCCGGCCGCCGATTTGAAAATTGTCGCTTATGATTTCGGCATTAAATGGAATATTTTGCGGCGCATGCGCGCGCAGGGAGGGGAAATAACGGTCGTCCCCGCGGCAACCCCGGCCAGGG harbors:
- the carB gene encoding carbamoyl-phosphate synthase large subunit; its protein translation is MPKREDIKKIMLIGSGPIVIGQSCEFDYSGVQACKALKEENYEIVLVNSNPATIMTDPEFANRTYLEPLTGEILGEIIRRERPDALLPTLGGQTALNLAMELHRNGTLGRYNVEIIGAKPEAIRKAEDRHLFKQAVLKTGLEVPQSISARSREEAEKARKELNVFPLIIRPGFTLGGTGGGIAHNGEEFEKIVERGLFLSPTGEVLIEESVLGWKEFELEVMRDHKDNCVIVCSIENIDPMGVHTGDSITVAPAQTLTDREYQQMRDAAIAVMREIGIDTGGSNVQFAVHPRTGRMLVIEMNPRVSRSSALASKATGFPIAKIATKLAVGYALDEIRNDITRETPACFEPAVDYVVTKVPRFNFEKFPGADDTLGTQMKSVGETMSIGKTFKESLQKALRSLDNGRAGFGADGKDSPCESLSDEGLRKTLARPNAQRLFSIRAAFRRNWSAANIAKLTGIDPWFLRHFEELAAYEDEIRNTRSLANLRDNPPLFRQAKEFGYSDRQISFLLRTSEEEVFKAREAVGIRPDYGLVDTCAAEFTAFTPYFYSTYGETAGQPNNKQAGARKKIMILGGGPNRIGQGIEFDYCCVHASFALREAGFETIMVNSNPETVSTDYDSSDRLYFEPLTLEDVLHIYRHEQCRGAIVQFGGQTPLNLAKDLERNGVNIIGTKPESIEAAEDRKYFQALAERLKIKQPASGTAAGLAEAEKIAARIGYPILIRPSFVLGGRAMAIVYDKKTLKKYMAAAVEVSEKRPVLIDQFLERAVEVDVDCIADGRNSVIGAIMEHVELAGIHSGDSACMIPAPNLSEHIKEAIRRHTCALAKELNVRGLMNIQFAVQDNEVYLLEVNPRASRTIPFVSKTIGVPLAKLAALVMAGKTLQELGFTREVQPRHYAVKEAVFPFNRFPGIDVLLGPEMKSTGEVMGIDTSLGLAFLKSQTAAGSALPVSGNVFLSVRNEDKPDAIPLAKKLVDLGFAIYSTAGTSTVLRDHGIKSQAVFRISRGRPNIIDLIEEKNAGWIISTPSSGALPNLDEVKMRAHAVIRNVPITTTLNGLRAAVAGLEKLEEMKRMEICSLQEYHRHAPKLKPEKSRG
- the carA gene encoding glutamine-hydrolyzing carbamoyl-phosphate synthase small subunit produces the protein MRSKKWNWTAQRAKEAFIALEDGALFRGYSVGARKDALGEIVFNTGMTGYQEIMSDPSYAGQLVVMTFPEIGNTGVNADDMESKRFFANGFIMHNLNESSSWRAEKSLAEAFCRADIPSLAGIATRALTTKLRTHGTMKAYLSVSGILDERAAVEKARAWSGLDGQDYARRVSCKKKYRWDENDELSRSWGTGGRLPAADLKIVAYDFGIKWNILRRMRAQGGEITVVPAATPARDVLALKPDGVILSNGPADPAALTYAIKAARELLGKIPLMGICLGHQILGLALGGKTCRLKFGHHGCNHPVKELSTGRVEITSQNHNFAVQADSLDKNLVEITHLNLNDNTIEGFRHKKFPMLALQYHPEAAPGPHDASCFFNNFRSLIERSHG